In one Candidatus Absconditicoccus praedator genomic region, the following are encoded:
- a CDS encoding metal-sulfur cluster assembly factor, which yields MSNNITEEKVIELLQEVYDPDMPVIDIYNLGLIYNVDIQENNVFILMTLTTPACPSADLIIEMTKQAVQDEFPESNVEVELTFDPMRTPAMIKDEDLKRMFE from the coding sequence ATGAGCAATAATATCACAGAAGAAAAAGTAATCGAACTACTACAAGAAGTATACGATCCTGATATGCCAGTAATTGATATATATAACTTGTGACTTATATACAATGTGGATATACAAGAAAATAATGTTTTTATACTAATGACATTGACTACACCAGCATGCCCCTCTGCTGATCTTATCATAGAAATGACTAAGCAGGCAGTACAAGATGAATTTCCTGAATCTAATGTAGAAGTCGAGCTTACTTTTGACCCTATGCGAACACCTGCTATGATAAAAGATGAAGACCTAAAAAGAATGTTTGAATAA
- a CDS encoding polyribonucleotide nucleotidyltransferase translates to MIKKKEVSDTKKSFLWEGKQFEVSSGKLAPEADGSVYIKLEETAVLVTSVMNKKPDENKDFLPLTIDCRESFYAGGKIGGALYIRREGKPSEQTILTSRLTDRPLRPMFPDGMINDTVISITPLSVDKENTTAVPSIIGASLASMLAGIPIQGPIGAVRIGYKDGNFIINPTYEETNNGTLELLLAGTKDTITMVECNGDEVDTGTLMKAFEIGQENIKKICEFQEEFLSQFEIKPQEITTNKPSEELVGVLKKIITKDKLEALIPTTKKEFNEIVSGFEQESLEKTKDKIEDENNTNFTTTKVKSAVFNIVKEFVREKILNEEKRVDGRKLDEIRSLYHEVGLIPRIHGSGLFQRGETQVFSATTLGAPGDYLLVDDMESDAVEQRFMHHYNMPGFSTNEAKRGGPASRREIGHGKLVEKALESVIPGEEEFPYTTRIVSEVLSCNGSTSMASVCASTLSLMDAGVPIKQPVSGVAMGLVTDGDKFKILTDIQGVEDFTGDMDFKVAGTKNGITALQMDMKIKGLQLDIVEKAIEKANKARNEILEDMIKTISQPRESLSVYAPRITTLKLTPTQVRDVIGSGGTNINNIVKETGAKIDFKDDGTTIVTSKNQEEEKLAIDMIKQSSWQPTVGETIEGKITRVESYGVFVELGKNKTGLCHVKNLGEGFISDPKVMFKENDKIRVKIISIDENDGKIQLKKES, encoded by the coding sequence ATGATAAAAAAGAAAGAAGTTAGTGACACAAAGAAAAGTTTTTTATGGGAATGAAAACAATTTGAAGTTAGTTCTTGAAAGCTAGCTCCTGAAGCAGATTGATCTGTATACATAAAATTAGAAGAAACAGCTGTATTAGTCACATCAGTAATGAACAAAAAACCAGATGAAAATAAGGATTTCCTACCCCTTACAATAGATTGCAGAGAGTCTTTTTATGCTTGATGAAAAATTGGGTGAGCATTATACATTAGAAGAGAATGAAAGCCTTCCGAACAGACAATACTCACCTCAAGACTTACAGATAGACCACTTAGACCTATGTTTCCAGACGGAATGATCAATGACACAGTTATAAGTATAACACCATTATCTGTTGACAAAGAGAACACCACAGCAGTACCAAGCATAATTTGAGCATCTCTTGCTAGTATGCTAGCTTGAATTCCCATACAATGACCAATTGGAGCTGTAAGAATTTGATATAAAGATGGCAACTTTATAATAAATCCTACATATGAAGAAACAAATAATTGAACACTAGAATTATTACTTGCTTGAACAAAAGACACAATAACAATGGTAGAATGCAATTGAGATGAAGTTGATACAGGCACTTTAATGAAAGCTTTTGAAATATGACAAGAAAACATCAAAAAAATATGTGAATTCCAAGAAGAATTTTTGAGCCAATTTGAAATAAAACCTCAAGAAATCACTACAAATAAGCCTTCTGAAGAATTAGTAGGAGTTTTGAAAAAAATTATAACAAAAGATAAATTAGAAGCTTTGATACCAACAACTAAAAAAGAATTTAACGAAATAGTTAGTTGATTTGAGCAGGAATCACTAGAAAAAACAAAAGACAAGATTGAAGACGAAAACAACACAAACTTTACAACTACAAAAGTAAAATCAGCAGTATTTAATATAGTAAAAGAGTTTGTAAGAGAAAAAATCCTCAATGAAGAAAAAAGAGTAGATTGAAGAAAACTTGATGAAATCAGATCACTTTATCATGAAGTTTGACTTATTCCAAGAATACATTGATCGGGACTTTTTCAAAGATGAGAAACACAAGTATTTTCTGCAACCACATTAGGAGCTCCTTGAGATTACCTACTAGTAGATGATATGGAGTCTGATGCTGTTGAACAAAGATTTATGCACCATTATAATATGCCATGATTTTCTACAAATGAGGCAAAAAGGTGATGACCTGCAAGCAGAAGAGAAATCTGACACTGAAAACTGGTAGAAAAAGCACTTGAATCAGTAATTCCTTGAGAGGAAGAATTCCCTTATACAACAAGAATTGTTTCTGAAGTATTAAGCTGTAACTGATCAACATCAATGGCATCTGTATGTGCATCCACACTATCGCTTATGGATGCATGAGTACCAATAAAACAACCTGTAAGTTGAGTTGCTATGGGATTGGTTACTGATTGAGATAAATTCAAAATTTTAACAGATATTCAGTGAGTTGAAGACTTTACTGGAGATATGGATTTCAAAGTTGCAGGAACAAAAAATTGAATTACTGCACTACAAATGGACATGAAAATAAAAGGCCTACAACTAGATATAGTAGAGAAAGCTATAGAAAAGGCTAATAAAGCAAGAAATGAAATTCTTGAGGATATGATAAAAACAATATCACAACCAAGAGAAAGTTTAAGTGTTTATGCACCTAGAATAACTACACTAAAACTAACTCCTACTCAAGTAAGAGATGTTATTTGATCATGATGAACAAATATAAACAATATTGTTAAAGAAACTTGAGCAAAAATTGATTTTAAAGATGACTGAACTACAATTGTTACATCCAAAAATCAAGAAGAAGAAAAACTTGCAATTGATATGATAAAACAGTCTTCTTGGCAACCAACAGTTTGAGAAACAATTGAATGAAAAATAACCAGAGTAGAATCATATTGAGTATTTGTAGAGCTTTGAAAGAATAAGACATGACTTTGTCATGTTAAAAACTTATGAGAATGATTCATATCAGATCCAAAAGTTATGTTTAAAGAAAACGATAAAATTAGAGTAAAAATAATATCAATTGATGAAAATGATTGAAAAATCCAGCTCAAAAAAGAAAGTTAA
- the infB gene encoding translation initiation factor IF-2, which produces MKSLSQVSKELNLSKQELLELIYKKTGKSYSPKTSKISDSVYDKIKSDLSEESVKNSSVKEKIEDEKSKVATAEDIFSEEGSFLSELGFSTEEKIDEKSQKEDLEDDDLFASTKKTISSGNKTTFTQKKSFNDNKKTSQTQKATNIEKDKKEIGSDDSKKTQITVRKKSDKPAYDNKNQKSSGGGQSYNAKTSSASKSLSGGSDEKKLTKKEKKKQKISKDEKKSETNVKKEEAPKVSETLKKKEKIVVSSTISIKEFSEKMGIPLQEVMKKLLANKIVLPVTANIDFDTASLIGEELGVKVENEGTDVSVEELLSGDLDSILAPDKKIEEADVRPPVVAVMGHVDHGKTKLLDYIRKTDKVEGEAGGITQSIGASQVHHNDQKITFIDTPGHELFTSLRARGTKITDVAVIVVAADDGIQQQTIEAINHAKEAGVPIIVAITKIDLPNSNIENIKGRLAEFDLIPEDWGGDTITVPLSSITGQGISDLMDMILLQSEMLELKYDPQRKGVGVILESDKDSKKGITASTIVMTGNLNVGDVVVVGETFGRVRKLTNWKHQDVKTAYAGDPVQILGIQDLPKPGKILESVSSEKDARAKIQAIQEKASQQTNQSGMQNILDQIGKGDKVQLKLILKADSFGSLEAVKYAVEKLEMPENIELKIIHNDVGDVSDSDIILGNASEAFVVGFNVKVSGSIKKKAESQKVVVKSFDVIYELIDYVDRLSKGLVKPEEKEVYIGRLEVLGVFFKRGKEMIVGGKVLDGEVRNGSFLKAYRGEEQVSGGKITSLKREQENVNTVTSGHECGMKIKVSKKIQEGDILEFHVIE; this is translated from the coding sequence ATGAAAAGTTTATCACAGGTTAGTAAAGAGCTTAATCTTTCTAAGCAAGAGCTTCTAGAATTGATTTATAAAAAAACTTGAAAATCTTATAGTCCAAAAACTTCAAAAATATCTGATAGTGTTTATGATAAAATAAAGTCAGATCTTTCAGAGGAAAGTGTGAAAAATTCTTCTGTCAAAGAAAAAATTGAGGATGAAAAATCAAAGGTTGCTACAGCAGAAGATATTTTTTCTGAGGAGTGATCTTTTCTTTCAGAGTTATGATTTTCTACAGAAGAAAAAATAGATGAAAAAAGTCAGAAAGAAGATTTGGAAGACGATGATTTATTTGCTTCTACAAAAAAGACTATTTCAAGTTGAAATAAAACTACTTTCACACAAAAAAAGTCTTTTAACGATAACAAGAAAACATCTCAAACACAGAAAGCAACTAATATAGAAAAGGATAAAAAAGAAATTTGATCTGATGATTCAAAAAAAACACAAATAACAGTTAGAAAAAAATCAGATAAACCTGCTTATGATAATAAGAATCAAAAAAGTTCTGGTTGAGGGCAATCATATAATGCAAAAACTTCATCTGCTTCAAAATCTTTGTCAGGTTGATCGGATGAAAAAAAGCTTACCAAAAAAGAAAAGAAAAAGCAGAAAATATCAAAAGATGAAAAAAAATCTGAAACAAATGTAAAAAAGGAAGAGGCTCCAAAAGTTTCAGAAACCCTAAAAAAGAAGGAAAAAATTGTAGTTTCTTCAACTATATCAATAAAGGAATTTTCTGAGAAGATGGGTATTCCTTTGCAAGAGGTGATGAAAAAATTGTTGGCTAACAAGATTGTATTACCTGTAACTGCAAATATAGATTTTGATACAGCTAGTTTGATTTGAGAAGAATTATGAGTAAAAGTAGAAAATGAATGAACTGATGTATCAGTAGAAGAATTATTGAGTTGAGATTTGGATTCTATACTAGCTCCTGATAAAAAAATAGAAGAAGCTGATGTTAGGCCTCCTGTGGTAGCTGTTATGTGACATGTAGATCACTGAAAAACTAAGCTTTTGGATTATATTAGAAAAACAGATAAAGTTGAATGAGAAGCTTGATGAATAACTCAAAGTATATGAGCGTCTCAAGTTCATCATAATGATCAAAAAATAACATTCATTGATACACCATGACATGAGCTTTTTACTTCATTAAGAGCTAGGGGTACTAAGATTACAGATGTGGCAGTAATCGTAGTAGCAGCAGATGATTGAATACAGCAACAAACAATAGAGGCAATAAATCATGCAAAAGAAGCCTGAGTGCCAATAATTGTTGCTATTACAAAAATAGACTTACCAAATTCAAACATTGAAAATATTAAATGAAGGTTGGCTGAGTTTGACTTAATACCAGAAGATTGGTGATGAGATACTATTACTGTACCATTGTCTTCTATAACATGACAGTGAATATCTGATTTGATGGATATGATTTTGTTGCAGTCCGAAATGTTGGAATTGAAATACGATCCTCAAAGAAAGTGAGTTTGAGTTATTTTGGAGTCAGATAAAGACTCAAAAAAGTGAATAACTGCTTCTACAATAGTTATGACTGGGAATCTTAATGTATGAGATGTTGTTGTTGTGTGAGAAACTTTTTGAAGAGTAAGAAAACTAACAAACTGGAAACATCAGGATGTTAAAACTGCTTATGCTTGAGATCCAGTACAGATTTTGTGAATACAGGATCTACCAAAGCCATGAAAAATCTTGGAGTCAGTGAGCTCAGAAAAAGATGCTCGTGCTAAAATACAAGCAATTCAAGAAAAGGCATCACAACAAACAAATCAATCTTGAATGCAAAATATATTGGATCAAATATGAAAGTGAGATAAAGTACAATTAAAGTTGATTTTAAAAGCAGATAGTTTTTGAAGTCTTGAGGCTGTAAAATATGCAGTAGAAAAGCTGGAAATGCCTGAAAATATTGAGTTGAAGATTATTCATAATGATGTGTGAGATGTTTCTGATTCTGATATTATATTGTGAAATGCTTCTGAGGCATTTGTAGTATGATTCAATGTAAAAGTATCTTGATCAATAAAAAAGAAGGCAGAATCACAAAAGGTTGTAGTAAAGTCTTTTGATGTTATATATGAGCTTATAGATTATGTTGATAGACTTTCTAAATGACTGGTAAAACCAGAGGAAAAAGAAGTTTATATATGAAGGCTTGAAGTTTTGTGAGTATTTTTCAAAAGAGGTAAGGAGATGATCGTATGAGGAAAGGTGTTGGATTGAGAAGTTAGAAATTGAAGTTTTTTGAAGGCTTATAGATGAGAAGAACAGGTGTCTTGATGAAAAATAACATCACTTAAAAGAGAGCAAGAAAATGTAAACACAGTAAC